The Streptomyces sp. NBC_01439 genome contains the following window.
CCGAGGCTGCTGCCAGGTAGAGGCCTGCCTTGGCCCGGAGCGCCGTCACCTGCATGTTCCCATCTGGCCGCATATCGTGACTTCCAGTTTGATCTGGTTCTGCGATTCACTGGAGAACTTGTGTCCCTGCCAGGTGTGCACGTCGAACGTTCCCCAACTCTGCGTCGTGGTACGGCCGTCCGCGTGAGCGTACATCGTCTGGTACTGCCGGAGGGTTCCGGACGCGTTGTGGCCGTAGTCGTAGGGGTGTTGAGGGTGAGTTCGGTCGTGCCGAGGCAGAGGGTGGTCTTCCCCGGTCCCCTCCGCGTCGTAGAGGTACGTGGAGGTACCCGTGGCGGTGGCGGCTGATTCGAGCTTGCCCTCGGGACTCCAGGTCAGCGACTGAGGGCTGCCGACGGCGTCCTTCCGGGTCACGGTGTTGCTCGAGGCGTCGCCCGCGGGGTCGTGGTCGGTCGAGGAGGTGCGGTTGCCGGTGACGTCGTAGGTGAAGGACCGGCGGTACGGCGCCGGGCCGCCGATCTGACCCGTCTGGGGTTCGGTGTTGGAGCAGCCTCCGATACCGGGCACGGACGGACCGGGCCGGGTCGACGTCGTGGCGGTGTCGGTCCACGCCCGGGTCAGTCGGGAGTTGGTGACCTTGATCGCCGTGGCGCGGGCGTGGGTGGCGGGCGCGTACGCCGCGCGCTGGCCCACCGCGGATTACGGGACAGCCCTTAGCCTGGGAAAATGCTCACAGAAGTGATCGCGACCCGTTACGTCACGCCCCTGCGTGAAGGCGGCTCGCTCCCGGGGATCGTCGAGGCCGACGACCTCGGTACCTACGTCATGAAGTTCACCGGAGCCGGCCAGGGTCGCAAGACCCTGGTCGCCGAGGTCATCTGCGGCCGCCTGGCCCAGCGGCTGGGCCTCAGGGTCCCACGGCTGGTGCAGATGCAGCTCGACCCCGTGATCGGGCTCGGCGAGCCCGATCAGGAGGTCCAGGAGCTGCTCAAGGCCAGTGGCGGGCTCAACCTCGGCATGGACTACCTGCCCGGATCGATCGGCTTCGACCCGCTCGCGTACCAGGTCGACCCGGTCGAGGCGGGGCACGTGGTTTGGTTCGACGCCCTCATCAACAACGTCGACCGCTCCTGGCGCAACCCGAACATGCTGGTCTGGCACGGGGACCTCTGGCTCATCGACCACGGCGCGACCATGATCTGGCACCACAACTGGCCCACCGCCGCGGCCGCGGCCGCCAAGCCCTACAACGCCTCCGATCACGTACTGGCCCCCGTGGGCCCGGACGTCGCCGCCGCGGCCGCCGCGCTGGCGCCGCTGGTGACCGAGGAGCTACTCACGGAGGTCGCGGCCGACGTTCCCGACGAGTGGCTGGTCGACGAGCCGGGCTTCGACTCCACCGATGCGCTGCGCCGCGCCTATGTGGAGGCGTTGCTTCCGCGCGCGGCCACGATCCACGAGAGGATCTCGCTGGAGGCCGAGGTGAAGACGCCTGCCGGACCTCCCGGCTGGCTCACCGACCACCTGCCGGAATGGCCCCACAAGACCCACCAGAAGAAGAGCGGCAGCAAGTGACCAAGCGGGACGTGTTCGAGTACGCGCTGGTGCGCGTGGTGCCCCGGATGGAACGGGGCGAGTGCTTCAACGCGGGCGTGATCGTCTACTGCCGGGCGCACACGTACGTGGCCGCCCGCACCCACCTCGACGAGGCGAAGCTCCTCGCGCTGGACCCCGGGGCCGATGTGGCCGGGGTACGGGCGGCCCTGCGCGGGGTAGAGGGCGTGTGCAGCGGCGGGGCCGAGGCGGGGCAGGCGGCGGGCGACGACGCTGGGCGGCGGTTCCGCTGGCTCATCGCCCCGCGGAGCACCGTGGTGCAGCCGGGTCCGGTGCACACCGGCCTGACGGCCGATCCGGGGGCAGAGGTGGAGCGGCTGTTGGACCTGCTGGTCCGCTGAGGGTCGCGGCGGTGCTTCGGGGTCCTTTTTCGGAGCACCGTGCCCGGACCGTCGACGCGGCCGGACCGGGTGGCGTTGACACCGGGTGCCGGGGCTCCTAGCGTCTCCTCAGCTGAAGCTACTAAGCGGTTGCTCATTTCTGGGTGACCGTCTCTCAAGGGCGAGGAGATCCAGCATGTCCACCACCGAGCAGCGCGTCGCGATCGTGACCGGGGCGGCCCGGGGCATCGGCGCGGCCACCGCCGTACGCCTGGCGGCCGAGGGCCGGGCCGTTGCCGTACTCGACCTCGACGAGGCGGCCTGCAAGGACACCGTGGAGGCCATCAAGGCGGCCGGCGGCAAGGCCCTCGCGGTCGGCTGCGACGTTTCCGACGGCGCGCAGGTGGAGGCGGCCGTCGCGCGCGTCGCGAGCGAGCTCGGCGCCCCGACCATCCTGGTCAACAACGCGGGCGTGCTGCGCGACAACCTGCTGTTCAAGATGACCGAGACCGACTGGGACACGGTCATGAACGTGCACCTGCGCGGTGCCTTCCTGATGTCCAAGGCCTGTCAGAAGCACATGGTGGAGGCCAAGTTCGGCCGCATCGTGAACCTCTCCAGCAGCTCGGCGCTCGGCAACCGCGGCCAGGTCAACTACTCCGCCGCCAAGGCCGGCCTGCAGGGCTTCACCAAGACCCTGGCCATCGAGCTCGGCAAGTTCGGCGTCACCGCCAACGCCGTCGCCCCCGGCTTCATCGTCACCGAGATGACCGCCCAGACGGCCGCCCGCGTCGGGATGGGGTTCGAGGACTTCCAGGCGGCCGCCGCCACCCAGATCCCGGTCCAGCGCGTCGGTCGTCCGGACGACATCGCCAACGCCATCGCCTTCTTCACTGGGGAGGCCGCGGGCTTCGTCTCCGGCCAGGTCATGTACGTGGCCGGCGGCCCGCTCAGCTGACGGTTCCACGAGAGACAGGGCGCAGACATGACGTACAGCGGTATCGACAGCGGCAAGGTCGCGCTGATCACCGGGGCGAGCCGGGGCATCGGCTACGGCATCGCCGAGGCACTGGTCGCCCGCGGCGACCGGCTCTGCATCACCGGCCGCAACGAGGAGGCCCTCAAGGAGGCCGTCGAGCGGCTCGGTGCGGACCGGGTGATCGGCGTCGCGGGCAAGGCGCACGACGAGGCCCACCAGGCCGTCGCCGTCGAGCGCGCGATGGACGCCTTCGGGCGCGTCGACTTCCTGGTGAACAATGCGGGCACCAATCCCGTCTTCGGGCCGATCGCGGACCTGGACCTCGGGGTCGCGCGGAAGGTCTTCGAGACCAATGTGATCTCGGCGCTGGGCTTCGCCCAGCGGACCTGGCACGCCTGGCAGAAGGACAACGGCGGCGCGATCGTGAACATCGCGTCCATCGCCGGGGTCTCCGCCTCGCCCTTCATCGGCTCGTACGGGATGAGCAAGGCCGCCATGATCAACCTCACGCTCCAGCTCGCGCACGAGATGGCGCCCGGGGTCCGGGTGAACGCGATCGCCCCCGCGGTGGTCAAGACGAAGTTCGCGCAGGCGCTCTACGAGGGTCGGGAGCAGGAGGCCGCGGCTGCCTATCCGCTCGGCCGGCTCGGGGTCCCGGAGGACATCGGCGGGGCGGCGGCGTTCCTCACATCTGCACAAGCGGAATGGATCACCGGGCAAACTCTCGTCGTCGACGGTGGGATGTTCCTCAATGCCGGGGTCCACTGACCGATAATCGGACGTATTTGCCTCCGAAAGAGAGGTAAATGCGTATCGAATATGTACGGAACCGGTCAAGTGCCTCACGAAACCACCCCATTGGATTCGTGGGGCACTGCGGTAGGGTCTGCCGCACCCCTGGCTGATCGAGGAGCGTGCACGTGTTCAACCGGACCAGATGCCTGCAGATCACTGCGGCCCTTGCGTCCATATCCCTGCTCGCCGGTTGCGGCCTGCTGTCGGAGGACGACGGCGACGAGATGAAGAGGATCGTCGTCGGTACCACGAGCACCCCGAGCACCCTCGATCCCGCGGCCGCGTGGGACGGCTCCTGGGAGCTGTACCGGAACGTCTACCAGACCCTGCTGGCGTTCCCGACGGGCTCCAGCAAGCCCCAGCCCGACGCGGCCCAGAGCTGCGAGTTCACGGACGCGGCGAGCCAGGCCTACCGGTGCACCCTGCGCAAGGGCCTGAAGTTCTCCAACGGCGAGCCGCTCGACGCCAATGCGGTCAAGTACTCCCTCGACCGGATCAAGACCATCGGCTCCAACGTCGGCCCCAAGGGTCTCTTCGGCACCCTCGACAAGATCGAGACGCCGGACCCGCTGACGGTCGTCTTCCACCTGAACACCTCGGACGCCACCTTCCCGTACGTCCTCGGTTCGCCCGCCGCCTCGCTCGTCGCGCCCAAGGACTACCCGGCCGACAAGATCCGCGAGGGCGACAAGATCACCGGCTCCGGTCCGTACGTGCTCGACTCGTACAAGGACGGCGCCGAGGCGGTGCTCACCGGCAACACGAGTTACACCGGCTTCGCCAACCGCAAGAACAAGGCGGTGACCATCCGCTACTTCGCGGACTCGCCGAAGATGATCGCGGCGCTGAAGGCGAAGGAGATCGACGCCACCTACCGAGGCCTGTCGGCCCCGGAGATCACCGACCTCCAGACCCCCGCGTCGCACGCCCTGGGCGTCCAGGTCGTCGAGAACGTCGGCGCCGAGATCCGCTACCTGGTCTTCAACCCCAAGGACCCCCAGGTCGCCAAGCTCCCGATCCGCCAGGCCATCGCCCAGATCGTCGACCGCGGTGCGCTCGTCTCCAAGGTCTACCAGGGCACCGCAGAGCCGCTGTACTCGATGGTTCCGAAGGGGGTCGTCGGCCACAAGACGCCCTTCTACGACAAGTACGGCGCCGCGGACGTCGCCAAGGCCAGGAAGATCCTCAGGGACGCCGGGATCGCCACGCCGGTCGATCTGACCTTCTGGTACACCACCGACCGCTACGGTTCCTCGACCGCCGACGAGTTCACCGAGCTCAAGCGGCAGCTGGACGAGAGCCAGCTGTTCCGGATCACCCTGCGCAGCCAGCCCTGGAAGACCTTCCAGACCGGCTACAAGAGCGGTGAGTACCCGATCTTCGGCCGCGGCTGGTTCCCCGACTTCCCGGACCCGGACAACTTCATCGCGCCGTTCGTCGGCAAGGAGAACGCGGTCGGCACCCCGTACGAGCCCGCCGAGATCGTGAACGACCTGCTGCCCAAGTCCCGCCGCGAGGGTGACCGCTCGGCCGGTGTCCAGGAGTTCGAGCAGGCCCAGAAGATCTTCGCCGACGACGTCCGCCTGCTGCCCCTGTGGCAGGGCAAGCTCTACGTCGCGGCGCGCGAGGACATCGCGGGCTCCGAGCGGGCACTGGACCCGCAGACCGTCATGCAGATGTGGGAGTTCTACCGCAAGACCAGCTGGTAGCACCGGCAGCAATGCGTCGGCCGCCCCGGGCGGCCGACGCATTGTCAGTGGGCCCCGGTAGGTTCTGGAGCAGTTGCACGAGCAGTTGCACGAACTTGTACCGGAGGTTGTCGCCGTGACCCAGATGCTGCCCGAGTCCTGGCTCCCCGTCCTCGGCGGGGAGCTGGACCAGCCCTACTTCAAAGAGCTCACCGAGTTCGTCGAGAAGGAACGGGCGAACGGGCCGGTCTACCCGCCCCGCGAGCAGGTGTTCGCGGCCCTGGACGCCACCCCCTTCGACCGGGTGAAGGTCCTCGTCCTCGGCCAGGACCCGTACCACGGCGCCGGCCAGGGCCACGGCCTGTGCTTCTCCGTGCAGCCCGGGGTCAAGACCCCGCCCTCGCTGCGCAACATCTACAAGGAGATGAAGGAGGAGCTCGACCTGCCGATCCCGGACAACGGGTACCTGATGCCGTGGGCCGAGCAGGGCGTCCTGCTGCTCAACGCGGTGCTCACGGTCCGGGAGGCCGAGCCCAATTCGCACAAGGGCAAGGGCTGGGAGAAGTTCACCGACGCCGTGATCCGCGCGGTGTCCGAGCGGCCCGACCCGGCCGTCTTCGTCCTGTGGGGCGCCTACGCCCAGAAGAAGCTCCCGCTGATCGACGAGGAGCGGCACGTGGTCGTCAAGGGTGCCCACCCCTCCCCGCTGTCCGCCAAGAAGTTCTTCGGATCCCGGCCCTTCACGCAGATCAACGAGGCCATTGCCGCCCAGGGGCATGAGCCGATCGACTGGCGGATCCCGAACCTCGGCTGACGTCCCCCCGCGCCTCGGCGCCATTGCCGGTACCTCCGGCTAGCTTCTAGATGATCAGACCGGAGCAGGTCTGGCAGAGCAAGCCGGAGGCCGCCGTGACGGAGCAGCAGGAGGCGTCGCAGGATGCCGTCATGACCAGGATCGGCCAGGCGGTCATCCTGCTGCACGCCGGGGACCGCGAGGAGGCCCGCAACCGGCTCGGGGAGATCTGGTCCGAGATCGGTGAGGAGGGGGACTCCCTCCACCGGTGCACCCTGGCCCACTACATGGCCGACGCACAGGACGATCCGGCCGACGAGCTGGCCTGGGACCTGCGGGCCCTGACCGCCGCAGCCGACCTGCCGGTGGACCTGCCGGATGACCTCCCGGGCGATCAGCCCGGCGATCAGCCCGGCGACCAGCCCGGGTCCGGGCCGCCCCGGGACGGGCGGCCCGCGCGCTGGGAGCCGCATCCGCAGCTGCGGGTGTTCTACCCGTCCCTGCACCTGAACCTGGCCGCCGACTACGTGAAACTGCAGCGGCCCGAGGCGGCCCGGATCCACCTGGCCCGGGCCCGCGCGGCCACCGGGGCGCTGTCCGACGACGGGTACGGGAACGGCGTACGGGCCGCCATCGCCCGGCTGGAGCGGCGCCTGGCCGCGGAGCCGGAGGCCGGGCCCGGACCTGGATCCGGACCCCGACCGTTCCCCGAGCAGTCCCCGTAGGCCCTGGGTCCGCGGGCGGTCAGTCCCCTTGGACGCCCGAGCAGATGCGGGCCTCCGGGCTGTCGGGATGCCATTGGCCGTGCCTGCGGCCCAGTGCGCACACATCGGCCGGCCGCACCGGCAGCTTCCGGATCAGCTCGCGCTCCGCTTCGGCGTCGGGCCGGGGACGCCGCGGGCGGCCGCCCGGGTGCCCGGAGACGGGTTCGGCGGTCCGCCGGGGCTCCGGGATGTCCGGGACCGGCGGAGCCTCCTCCACGGGCCCGCCGGAGCCGCCCGGTACGGGGCGCTGCGCGGACCGCTGGGCGGCCGCAGGGCCCGCCGGGGCAGCGGGCCGCCCCGGGGCCGTCTCCAAGGCCTCCAGCGCCTCCAGGGCGGGCGCCCGGACGGTCACGGGGGCGGCCCCGGGCCCGCCGCGGGGCTGATGGCGGGGCGGTGCCCCGGCGGCGGGGGCCGCCGCGGGCCGCACGGGTCCGGGGCTCACCTGCACACAGCCGGAGACCGCCGAGACGGCGCAGGCGACTCCGAGCAGCAGCGTTGTCGTGGTTCGGGTGGGATGCACCCGCGCAACTCTGCTGTGCGAGGACCCCGTTGCGAAAACCCGGAGCCGATATTCACCCCGCACGGGTGACGGACGCACCCGCCGGACAGGGCCCCGGGGGCGGTCCGGGACCGCCCCCGGGCGGACCGCCTATTCGCCGGTGGCGCCGTCGATCTGCTCGCGCAGCAGGTCCGCGTGGCCGTTGTGGCGCGCGTACTCCTCGATCATGTGGGTGTAGACCCAGCGCAGGCTGAACACCTCGCCGCGGTGATGGTTCTCGGCCTGCGAGAGCAGGTCCAGCGAACGGCCCGCGGCCGCCTGGCGCGCCAGCTCGACCTCCGTCTGCCAGACCGGCTCGGTCTCGGCCCACGTAGCCGCCTCGGTGAAGTGGAAGTCGCCGTCCCGGTCCTCGTCCGTGATGTAGAGCTCGGGCAGGTCCTCGCCCAGCATGACCTCCCGGAACCAGTACCGCTCCACCTCCGCCATGTGCCGTACGAGGCCCAGGAGGCTCAACTCGGAAGGGGCGAGCGGGGTCCTGCGCAGCTCCTCGTCCTGCAGTCCCTCGCACTTCCACATGAGGGTGGCACGGTGGTAGTCGAGCCAGCCGTCGAGCATCTCCCGCTCGGCGGCGGTGGTGGCGGGTTCTTCGCGGTGTGATCCTGAACTGGTGGTCATGAGGATCATCCTGAGCGAACCGGGCCCCGGCCACCAGGGATTATGCTGCCGAGATCCACACGGACCGAACTTGGAGGCCCCGGTGAAGGTCGGCTGCATCGGACTCGGCGACATCGCGCAGAAGGCGTACTTGCCCGTCCTCACCACCCGCCCGGGCATCGAGCTGCACCTGCAGACGCGCAACCCCGACACCCTGGAGCGGGTCGGCGACACCCACCACGTCCCGGCCGCGCGCCGCCACACCGATCTCGACGGGCTGCTCGCCGAGGGGCTCGACGCGGCCTTCGTGCACGCCGCCACCGTGGCCCACCCGGAGATCGTCACGCGGCTGCTGGAAGCGGGCGTGCCCACGTACGTGGACAAGCCGCTCGCCTACGAACTCGCTCACTCGCGGCAGCTCGTGGAACGGGCCGAGCGGCTCGGGGTCTCCCTCGCCGTCGGCTTCAACCGCCGCTTCGCGCCCGCCTACGCGCAGTGCGCCGACCACGCCCGCGAGCTGATCATCATGCAGAAGAACCGGGTCGGGCTGCCCGAGGACCCGCGCACGCTGGTGCTGGACGACTTCATCCACGTCGTCGACACCCTGCGGTTCCTGCTGCCCGGCGAGGCCGAACACCTCGACGTCCGAGCGGTGGTGCGCGAGGGGCTGATGCACCAGGTGGTGCTCCAGCTGTCCGGCGCCGGCTTCACCGCACTCGGCATCATGAACCGGCTGTCCGGCTCCACCGAGGAGATCCTGGAGGTGTCCGGCCGCGACACCAAGCGGCAGGTCGTCAACCTCGCCGAGGTCATCGACCACAAGGGCCAGCCGACCGTGCGGCGCCGCGGGGACTGGGTCCCCGTCGCCCGCCAGCGCGGCATCGAGCAGGTCGTCGACCACTTCCTGGAAGCGGTCGCGGCGGGTACGACGCTCAGCGCCCGCGACGCCCTGCGAACCCACGAGCTGTGCGAGCGGGTGGTGAGCTCGGCCCTGGAGCAGGCCTCCTGAGCGAACGGCTGCCCGCGACCGCGCAGTACACCGCCAGGGCGGCGAGGGCGGCGGCCACCGGCCAGTCCCCGAAGCGGACGTAGAGGGTCGTGCCGCGGGCGAGCGGGACCTCGTACACGGCCGCCGTGCTCGCGGAGGTGGGCAGGGCGGCGCCGACCCGCGCGCCGGAGGGGCCGTTCACGACGCTGATGCCCGTGAGGGTGGCGTGGACCATCGGGCGGCCGTTCTCGGCCGCCCGCAACGCGGCCAGGGAGGCGTGCTGGGCCGGGGCCCAACTCTCCTGGAACGAGGAGGTCGCCGACTGGGCGACGAGCAGGGAGGCCCCGTCCAGGGTGAGGCGCCGGCTCATGTCGGGGAAGGCCGACTCGAAGCACACCAGGGGGCCGACCCGGACACCGCCGGGCCCCTCCGGCCGCCCGGGCAGGTCCATGACCACCGGGGCGTCACCGCGCACCCGGTCCTCGTCCGCCGCCTTGCCGACCGACGTGGCCCAGCCGAACAGCCCACGGGCCGGTACGTACTCCCCGAACGGGACGAGCCGCATCTTGTCGTACCGGTCGCCGGTGGGGCCCTGGGGGCCCACGAGGACCGCGCTCTTGTAGATACCGGGGTGGTCCGCCCGCCGCGCGTCCACGTTCACCAGCAGCGGAGCCCCCACCCGTGCCGACAGCGCGGCCAGCCGCCGGGCCAGGTCCGGGCGGGCGGTCAGGTCCGCGCCGACGCTGCTCTCGCCCCACACCACCAGGTCGACCCGCTGCCCCGCCAGCGGCCGCGTCAGCCGCTCACCCACGTCGAACCGCCGCTCCGCACTGTCCGGGCCGTCCGTCACCGGGCCGGGCTGTACGAGGGCCACGCGCAGCCGGCCCGATTCCTCGGGCCGCGCCGCCCACACCCACACCGCTCCCGTCAGCACCGCGCACCCCGTCATCCCCGCCACCGCGGGAATCCGCGCCCCCGGCACCGCGATCAGCAGCACCAGCGCACAGTTCACCGCCACCACCAGCAGGCTGACCAGCCACACCCCGCCCACCGAGGCCAGCCGCAGCGCGGGCGCCACCTGCCACTGGCTCGCGCCCAGCAGCCCCCACGGCCCGCCGAGCCCCTGCCAGGACCGGACCAGCTCCGACAGCAGCCACCCCGCCGGCACGAGGACGAGCGCGCAGCAGGCCCGGCCCGCCGCCGGGGTCCCGCCGAGGAGCTCCCGCACCAGGAGCGCCCAGGGGATCCAGAGAAGCCCGAGCAACGCGGCCACCGGGACCAGGAACACGTGCAGACTGGGCAGCAGCCAGTGGTGGACGGCCAGGATGAACCCCGCGCCGCCGAGCCAGCCCTCCAGCGCCGCCCGCCGCCCGGTGGGGGCCGAGCGCAGCAGAAGCATCCAGGGCACGAGGGCGGCGTAGGCGAACCACCAGAGCGCGGGGGCCGGGAAGGCGAGGGCGGGCAGCGCCCCGGCGGCCACGGCGGCGGGCGCACGCCATCGAGGGGACCACCACCGCGTGCGCATCGTGATCATGGCGTGCCTCCGCTTCCAGTGTGGCAGTGCCCGGTGCCCCGGCCGAGTCGAGCGGTTCCCCCGCGGCTCAGGCGGTCATGTGCCGCCACGTCTCGTGCACGGTGACGCGGGTGAGCCGCCAGCCGTCACGGGTCCGGGCCAGCGCGAAGCCGTAGCGCCCGGCCGCGACGAAGTTGGGCGAGGTGACCGCGGCGTCGGAGTCCGGCCCGGCCAGCCGCATCGGATTGAGGAAGTCCGCCCGGACCTCGGCGCTGTCCCCGGGGGAGCCGCCCAGGTCCTCCAGCCGGATCAGCCGGTTCACGATCAGGTGCTGGCGGACGGGGAAGAGCATCATCGTCTCCGCCAGCCAGTCCGCGACCTCCGCCACCGGACCCTCGATCCCGCCGGCCGAGCTGTAGTCGACCCTTCCGGAGGCGGTGAACAGGGCCCGGTACGCCTCCCAGTCACCGTCGTCGACGGCCACCGCGTAGCCCGTGACCACTTCGTCGATCGCCAGCCGGTCCATCACCGTCGCGAGATCCACACGCTGAGTCATCGGGTCAGTGTGGGGCTGCGCGGGCGCGAGGCCAAGGGCCGTGCGCCCACCGGACCCTCCCGCGGGTGGTCAGTGACCGGAACGGGATTCCCGCTGCCGGACCACGACGAGGAACGCATCGCTGTCCAGGTCCATGACCACCTCCGCCGGCACGCCCTCGCGCATCCGCTGCGCCGCGTACTCCTCGGCGGGCCAGCTTCCCCGCGGACTTCCGGCGGGAAACCGCTCCAGCACCACTCGACCCATGGCACACCCCCTGCTGTTCGCCTTCCGTTCTCTTCGGGAACAACGACGCGCAGGCCGCCCGGGAACGTTCCCGAGCGGCCTGCGGTTCACGCGAACAGGTGGCCGGCGACCTCGTGGCCCATGCGGGTCTCCACGGCGATGCGACTGTGTCGATCTTCGTCGAGCTGCTCCTTGCCGCCGTGGCGAAGCAGGTACAGCCGCTTCCCGGCGTACGCGGTCGCAGGGACCGCTGGAAGGGGGCGGCGGGAGATGACCAGCGGGGCTGGTCCGGGCGAATCCTCGCGAACTCCTCGGAGGCTGGTCGCCCGCGCGAGACCGGCCGCCAGTGGGAGTAGCCGAAGTTTGTGTCGGCCAGCAGCCCGCCGCCGATCGGCACACCACGAGGAACAGCTGCAGGGAGCGCACGCAGGGCTGCGTGAACTCGGTGACCTGGCAGTCCAAGAGGCAGACGCCCCGCCGGTGCAGCGTCTGCGGTGGCGCATCCAGGGCGGCGAACACACGCTCAATCAGGCCGAGTTCGCGCTAGCGCTGACTGAGCATCGGCTCGACAACCTCCGAGAAGGCACCTGACAGACGATCCCGATCCGCCAAAGTCACCTATCCATAGGTTATTTTGACTGGCCTTCTGTCTCATACCGACTTCCATAACGAACGAAGGGAAAACGCCATGAGGTTCACCAGCACTGCACGTACGACGCGGGCCAAGATGACCGTGTCCATCGCGGCCCTGGCCGCGGGCTCACTCATACTCACCGCCTGCAGCGGAAGCAGCGACAGCGCCAGCAAGCTCGACGGTACCTACTACGTCAAGGACGTCAACGGCACGTCCAAACTCGGCCAGCTGGTCGTCAATGGCAACGGCGTCTCGCATCATGAGTACAACTGCGATGGTGTCTACAAGGAGCCGGACGTGACCAGCACCGGCGAGTTCAACAAGGATCAGTCCCAGATCATCTGGACGGTCGCCGGAGACGACACCCGCAACAGGCGGACCGGCAGCGAGTCCATCTCAACCAGCAACACCTCGATCAGCATCGGCGGTAGCGTGTACGTGCGTGACAACTCCGATGCCGGCAAGGCTCTGCTGGACGGCTTCAAGACCAAGTGCAAGAAGTAGCGTCGACGTCCCGCTCGGCCGGCCAAGCAGCACGGAACCCCGTGGGCATCGCGTCCACGGGGTTCTGTCCTTCCTCGGCCGGTCAAGCCTCTGACGTCTACTCCTGAAGCTGCAGCGCCCGGTATTCCTCGATAGTCTCCGGCGGCTGGCCGTACTTCGGGGCATGCCGCTCGACGAAATCGAGTTCGGCCCATGCCTCTGGCCTCCGAATCCTCGACCGGGCCACCACGACGAACACCACGGCGCTGACGCCGATGTTGGACAGACACCACCCCGTCAGCAGCACCATCAGCACCACAGGGAGATCATTCTCGATCTCCATGGTGCCCAAAACGCCCAAGCCTGCGCCGTTGGCCAGAAGGCCCGACACGTACCCCTCGAACGTGCCGGCCAGACGCGCCAGGATCCTCGGCTCGTCGCGATGCCGCACGGCGCGCACCATCTCGCCGACGAACACGACGGTAGTCACAGCCGCCGCAGTACTCAGTGCCAGCTCACGGATCCCGGTGAGCCACCATCGCGCCGAGCGCCACCAGCCCAGCGGGAACTCGCCGCGAAGCCTCGATCCGAGCCTCATGGCCCCTCCTTCTCCTCATGCTGCTCAAAGGGCGACGCACCCGGTGAGGATGATCGTTCTCACCGGGTGCGTCAGGCCTCCACGCTCGCCCTCGATCGGACGATCAGTCCTCCTTCTTGCGCCGGCCTCGGCGGGGGCCACCGGCCGACGGCTGCTGCGGCTCCGGGGTCCCCACGCTCTGAGGGGTCGGATCGGTATTCCCGCGCGGACGCGGAACCGGAGCCGGCCGCGGCGAAGGAGCCGGTGCAGGAGCCGGTGCGGGAGCCGGCGGCCGCGGAGCATGAGCCGTCGGGGCAGGCGTCTGGCGCGGCGTCGACGGCGACGCCTGGATCGACTCCGGCTGACGCGGTGGCGTCTGAGTCGGAGTCCGCGCACCAGGCGCAGCCGGAGTCTGACCCACAGCCGGAGCACTGGCCCCTGGCTTCCTCGGAGCCGGAGTCCGCGCACCAGGCGCAGCCGGAGTCTGACCCGCAGCCGTGGCACTGGCCCCTGGCTTCCTTGGAGCCGTGGCACTGGCCCCTGGCTGACCCGCAGCCGTGGCACTGGCCCCTGGCTGACCCGCAGCCGGAGCACCGGCCCCTAG
Protein-coding sequences here:
- a CDS encoding Gfo/Idh/MocA family protein — encoded protein: MKVGCIGLGDIAQKAYLPVLTTRPGIELHLQTRNPDTLERVGDTHHVPAARRHTDLDGLLAEGLDAAFVHAATVAHPEIVTRLLEAGVPTYVDKPLAYELAHSRQLVERAERLGVSLAVGFNRRFAPAYAQCADHARELIIMQKNRVGLPEDPRTLVLDDFIHVVDTLRFLLPGEAEHLDVRAVVREGLMHQVVLQLSGAGFTALGIMNRLSGSTEEILEVSGRDTKRQVVNLAEVIDHKGQPTVRRRGDWVPVARQRGIEQVVDHFLEAVAAGTTLSARDALRTHELCERVVSSALEQAS
- the lnt gene encoding apolipoprotein N-acyltransferase, giving the protein MITMRTRWWSPRWRAPAAVAAGALPALAFPAPALWWFAYAALVPWMLLLRSAPTGRRAALEGWLGGAGFILAVHHWLLPSLHVFLVPVAALLGLLWIPWALLVRELLGGTPAAGRACCALVLVPAGWLLSELVRSWQGLGGPWGLLGASQWQVAPALRLASVGGVWLVSLLVVAVNCALVLLIAVPGARIPAVAGMTGCAVLTGAVWVWAARPEESGRLRVALVQPGPVTDGPDSAERRFDVGERLTRPLAGQRVDLVVWGESSVGADLTARPDLARRLAALSARVGAPLLVNVDARRADHPGIYKSAVLVGPQGPTGDRYDKMRLVPFGEYVPARGLFGWATSVGKAADEDRVRGDAPVVMDLPGRPEGPGGVRVGPLVCFESAFPDMSRRLTLDGASLLVAQSATSSFQESWAPAQHASLAALRAAENGRPMVHATLTGISVVNGPSGARVGAALPTSASTAAVYEVPLARGTTLYVRFGDWPVAAALAALAVYCAVAGSRSLRRPAPGPSSPPARTARGFAGRRGR
- a CDS encoding nuclear transport factor 2 family protein produces the protein MTQRVDLATVMDRLAIDEVVTGYAVAVDDGDWEAYRALFTASGRVDYSSAGGIEGPVAEVADWLAETMMLFPVRQHLIVNRLIRLEDLGGSPGDSAEVRADFLNPMRLAGPDSDAAVTSPNFVAAGRYGFALARTRDGWRLTRVTVHETWRHMTA